In Rhinopithecus roxellana isolate Shanxi Qingling chromosome 4, ASM756505v1, whole genome shotgun sequence, a single genomic region encodes these proteins:
- the PRR18 gene encoding proline-rich protein 18 has protein sequence MPFPPVPPQTAQAARHLPRRPCAAGDKKRPPQRPEGPLSSSWPSATLKRPPARRGPGRDRTQLPAPLGVSPQASPCRALAPATCAPPRLAGSGHSPARTTYAATSAGTGTTAAGTSSGTGAGLDTAALFSLNLTPEAVLVIQRRHLEKQLLARPRRPFPSPSAEPRRLLTPCPRARAAGLRRGGPASDPDASPAAGLGRRDPPPRAQLLSGGLQVPQLSPRSGALRPMLKVSLLNERHRYDDVEYEEEPEAVDEGLVRKCTEWLRGVESAAAARGRAGALDSRRHLSTL, from the coding sequence ATGCCCTTCCCTCCGGTGCCGCCGCAGACCGCCCAAGCCGCGCGCCACTTACCCCGGAGGCCCTGCGCCGCGGGGGACAAGAAGAGGCCCCCACAGCGGCCCGAGGGGcccctctccagctcctggcccTCCGCCACCCTCAAGAGGCCGCCGGCCCGGCGCGGCCCCGGCCGGGACAGGACGCAGCTGCCGGCCCCTCTGGGCGTCTCCCCCCAGGCCTCGCCCTGCCGCGCGCTGGCCCCAGCCACGTGCGCCCCGCCCCGGCTGGCCGGCTCCGGCCACAGCCCGGCGAGGACCACCTACGCGGCGACCTCGGCAGGGACGGGGACCACCGCCGCAGGGACCTCCTCGGGGACTGGGGCCGGTCTCGACACCGCTGCGCTCTTCTCCCTGAACCTCACCCCCGAGGCCGTCCTGGTCATCCAGAGGCGTCATCTGGAGAAGCAGCTGCTGGCGCGGCCTCGCAGGCCCTTCCCCTCACCCTCGGCCGAACCCAGGCGCCTACTCACTCCCTGTCCCCGGGCCAGGGCCGCGGGCCTGCGGAGGGGCGGCCCCGCCAGCGACCCCGACGCGTCCCCAGCCGCTGGCCTGGGCCGCCGCGACCCTCCGCCCCGCGCCCAGCTGCTGTCCGGCGGCCTGCAGGTTCCCCAGCTCAGCCCGCGGTCCGGGGCCCTGCGCCCGATGCTCAAGGTGTCGCTGCTCAACGAGCGGCACAGGTACGACGACGTGGAGTACGAGGAGGAGCCGGAGGCGGTGGACGAGGGCCTGGTGCGCAAGTGCACGGAGTGGCTGCGCGGCGTGGAGTCGGCGGCCGCCGCGCGGGGCCGGGCCGGGGCCCTGGACTCACGGCGGCACCTGAGCACACTGTGA